Proteins encoded in a region of the Nocardia asteroides genome:
- a CDS encoding serine/threonine protein kinase encodes MLASGDVFAGYVIERQLGRGGMGSVYLAKHPRLPRMTALKLLNREMFFDKEVRARFEREADLVAQLDHPNIVTVYDRGLEDEQLWISMQYIDGIDAASVEPRSLPPERAVQIIKETADALDYAHGSGVLHRDVKPANILLARSSAGRGERVYLTDFGIARLRDDTGHLTQTGTFTATLAYASPEQLTGVSLDHRSDQYSLACSLFWLFTGTGPFSATNPAAVIQGHLQGAPPALSSVRPGLPFALDGVLAKAMAKRPDDRYGSCAEFAAAAKQALTGSSAPSMPVVGGPRPVTGPPHPTTGPRPTTGPQIPTTGSPYPVGHYVSGPGHQTHAPHTSGPTSLAASAAPAPPTPVVNSGPHPTATNPYTHQQSGFSAFGAPPAPPHGAHTYPSAGSPPKKNTGLIVGSAVGVVVLILVVLGIIGATSDSGSNNAGATTTSAVKPNLVEATPESVSAEFPRMVPASKTEDVGYNGAECWLASSSSPPSPSKGEPDFGDWAAQWRCFKGGNNEDPYYRIYAYKTPADVQAVLKGLPSSATKSTDTNGGKSYTNYKYVDDGAKMVTAFTGDPDRTQYLMYTDGFSHTTIDELLRWWRSAPLN; translated from the coding sequence ATGCTGGCCAGCGGTGACGTTTTCGCCGGCTATGTCATCGAGCGGCAACTCGGGCGCGGTGGCATGGGTTCGGTATATCTGGCGAAACATCCGCGGCTGCCGCGGATGACCGCGCTGAAGCTGCTGAATCGGGAGATGTTCTTCGACAAGGAGGTGCGGGCGCGGTTCGAACGGGAGGCGGATCTGGTCGCCCAGCTCGATCACCCCAACATCGTCACGGTTTACGACCGCGGCCTCGAGGACGAGCAGCTGTGGATTTCGATGCAGTACATCGACGGCATCGACGCCGCCTCGGTGGAACCGAGATCGCTGCCGCCCGAACGCGCGGTGCAGATCATCAAGGAGACCGCCGACGCGCTGGACTACGCGCACGGCAGCGGGGTGCTGCACCGTGACGTGAAACCCGCCAACATCCTGCTGGCCCGCTCCAGCGCGGGTCGTGGTGAGCGGGTCTACCTCACCGACTTCGGCATCGCCCGGCTGCGCGACGACACCGGTCACCTCACGCAGACCGGCACCTTCACCGCGACGTTGGCCTACGCCTCGCCCGAACAGCTCACCGGCGTCTCACTCGATCACCGCTCCGACCAGTACTCGCTGGCCTGCTCGCTGTTCTGGTTGTTCACCGGCACGGGCCCTTTCTCCGCGACGAACCCCGCCGCGGTCATCCAAGGACATCTGCAAGGAGCGCCGCCCGCGCTGAGCAGTGTCCGGCCGGGACTGCCGTTCGCCCTGGACGGCGTCCTGGCCAAGGCGATGGCCAAGCGGCCCGACGACCGGTACGGCAGTTGCGCGGAGTTCGCCGCGGCAGCCAAGCAGGCGCTGACCGGGTCGAGCGCGCCATCGATGCCGGTGGTGGGCGGTCCCCGCCCGGTCACCGGTCCACCGCACCCGACCACCGGGCCGCGCCCGACCACAGGGCCGCAGATCCCGACTACCGGGTCGCCGTATCCGGTGGGCCACTACGTCAGCGGCCCGGGGCACCAGACGCACGCTCCGCATACCAGCGGGCCCACCTCGCTCGCCGCGTCGGCCGCGCCCGCACCGCCCACTCCGGTGGTGAACTCCGGGCCGCACCCGACGGCCACCAACCCCTACACCCACCAGCAATCCGGGTTCTCCGCCTTCGGCGCCCCGCCGGCGCCGCCGCACGGTGCGCACACCTATCCCTCGGCCGGATCACCGCCCAAGAAGAACACCGGCCTGATCGTCGGTTCGGCGGTGGGCGTCGTCGTGCTGATCCTGGTTGTGCTCGGCATCATCGGCGCGACCTCGGATTCGGGGTCGAACAACGCGGGCGCCACGACCACCTCGGCGGTGAAGCCGAACCTGGTCGAGGCGACCCCGGAGTCGGTCAGCGCGGAGTTCCCGCGGATGGTGCCCGCCTCCAAGACCGAGGATGTCGGGTACAACGGCGCCGAATGCTGGCTGGCCTCATCGAGTTCGCCACCGTCGCCGTCCAAGGGCGAGCCGGATTTCGGCGACTGGGCCGCGCAGTGGCGCTGCTTCAAGGGTGGCAACAACGAGGATCCGTACTACCGCATCTACGCCTACAAGACCCCGGCCGACGTGCAGGCGGTGCTGAAGGGCCTGCCCTCCTCGGCCACCAAGTCGACGGACACCAACGGCGGAAAGTCCTACACCAACTACAAGTACGTGGACGACGGCGCCAAGATGGTCACCGCGTTCACCGGTGATCCGGATCGGACCCAATACCTGATGTACACCGACGGCTTCAGCCACACCACCATCGACGAGCTGCTGCGCTGGTGGCGCTCGGCTCCGCTGAACTGA
- a CDS encoding acyl-CoA dehydrogenase family protein, with product MKLSLSPDDVAFRDELRTFYRTEIPADIRERVRDGRELSRDDIVTAHKILNDHGLAVPNWPVAWGGKDWTPMQRHIWQDEMQLASVPEPLTFNAQMVGPVIAHFGSQELKERFLPPTAALDIWWCQGFSEPDAGSDLASLRTTAVRDGDSYIVNGQKIWTTLAQYADWIFCLVRTDPSAPKKQAGISFLLFDVKSPGVTIRPIKLIDGGYEVNEVFFENVRVPADQLVGEENMGWTYAKFLLGNERTGITGVGRTKVKIGVAKQYAAQIKSGDGTLLEDPVFAARVAELENELLALELTQLRVVSNSADGKPNPASSVLKLRGSELQQAATELLLDIAGPDAIPVGSGDIASPGWAQRSGPAYLNYRKTTIYGGSSEVQRTIIASTILGL from the coding sequence ATGAAACTATCCTTGTCCCCCGACGACGTCGCCTTCCGCGACGAACTGCGCACGTTCTATCGGACCGAGATCCCGGCCGACATCCGTGAGCGGGTCCGGGACGGCCGTGAGCTGTCCCGCGACGACATCGTCACCGCGCACAAGATCCTCAACGACCACGGTCTCGCGGTGCCGAACTGGCCCGTGGCGTGGGGCGGCAAGGACTGGACGCCGATGCAGCGCCACATATGGCAGGACGAGATGCAGCTCGCGTCGGTGCCCGAGCCGCTGACGTTCAACGCGCAGATGGTCGGCCCGGTGATCGCCCACTTCGGCTCGCAGGAGCTCAAGGAGCGTTTCCTGCCGCCCACCGCGGCGCTGGACATCTGGTGGTGCCAGGGCTTCTCCGAGCCGGACGCGGGCTCCGACCTGGCCTCGCTGCGCACCACCGCTGTTCGCGACGGTGATTCCTACATCGTCAACGGCCAGAAGATCTGGACCACGCTGGCCCAGTACGCGGACTGGATCTTCTGCCTGGTGCGCACCGACCCCAGCGCGCCGAAGAAGCAGGCGGGCATCTCGTTCCTGCTGTTCGACGTCAAGTCGCCCGGTGTCACCATCCGCCCGATCAAGCTGATCGATGGCGGGTACGAGGTGAACGAGGTCTTCTTCGAGAACGTCCGGGTTCCCGCCGATCAGCTGGTCGGCGAGGAGAACATGGGCTGGACCTACGCGAAGTTCCTGCTCGGCAACGAGCGCACCGGCATCACCGGCGTCGGCCGCACCAAGGTCAAGATCGGCGTGGCGAAGCAGTACGCGGCGCAGATCAAGTCGGGCGACGGCACTCTGCTGGAGGACCCGGTGTTCGCGGCGCGGGTCGCGGAACTGGAGAACGAGCTGCTCGCGCTGGAGCTCACTCAGCTGCGGGTGGTCTCCAACTCCGCGGACGGCAAACCGAATCCGGCCTCCTCGGTGCTGAAACTGCGCGGTTCCGAGCTCCAGCAGGCAGCCACCGAGCTGCTGCTGGACATCGCGGGGCCGGATGCCATCCCGGTGGGCTCCGGCGACATCGCCTCGCCCGGCTGGGCGCAGCGAAGCGGCCCCGCCTACCTGAACTACCGCAAGACAACCATCTACGGAGGCTCCAGCGAGGTGCAGCGCACCATCATCGCCTCCACGATCCTCGGATTGTGA
- a CDS encoding YafY family transcriptional regulator, translating into MNDTPARLLRLLSLLQTPREWPGSELAERLGVTDRTVRRDIDRLRALGYPVTATLGATGGYRLVAGAAMPPLLVEDDEAVAIAVGLRAAAGSAVAGIEEASVRALSKVEQVLPAKLRRRVRVLGAALTPLTGDGPAVDPEMLATLAATVTNRERVRFVYRDEAGTETRRNTEPVGLVPARRRWYLVGYDLDRAGWRVYRVDRIDSPQPTAARFTPRPLPAADAAAYVTGRRTDWGTPALRLRVTIHAPADRVAGRLGDGPDEVVAIDASTCRIDVLRDDAPEWLAHRLLGLGAEFRVHEPPELIDHVRAIARRAERAIPTDPGDNTGT; encoded by the coding sequence GTGAACGACACTCCCGCGCGACTGCTTCGTCTGCTGTCGCTGCTGCAGACCCCAAGGGAATGGCCGGGCAGCGAATTGGCCGAACGCCTCGGCGTCACCGACCGCACGGTGCGCCGCGACATCGACCGGTTACGCGCACTCGGCTATCCGGTGACCGCGACGCTCGGGGCGACGGGCGGGTACCGCTTGGTGGCGGGCGCGGCGATGCCGCCGCTGCTGGTGGAGGACGACGAGGCCGTCGCCATCGCGGTCGGGTTGCGCGCCGCCGCCGGCTCGGCGGTGGCCGGGATCGAAGAGGCTTCGGTCCGGGCGCTGTCCAAGGTGGAGCAGGTGCTGCCCGCGAAATTGCGGCGCCGGGTACGGGTACTCGGCGCCGCGCTCACCCCGCTCACCGGCGACGGACCCGCCGTCGACCCCGAAATGCTCGCCACGCTCGCGGCGACCGTCACCAACCGCGAGCGTGTGCGATTCGTCTACCGCGACGAGGCCGGCACGGAGACGAGGCGCAATACCGAGCCGGTGGGCCTGGTTCCCGCCCGGCGGCGCTGGTATCTGGTCGGCTACGACCTCGACCGCGCCGGCTGGCGCGTCTACCGCGTCGACCGGATCGACAGCCCGCAGCCCACCGCCGCCAGATTCACCCCGCGCCCCCTGCCCGCCGCAGACGCCGCCGCCTACGTGACCGGCCGCCGCACCGACTGGGGCACACCGGCCCTCCGGCTTCGCGTGACCATCCACGCTCCGGCCGACCGGGTCGCGGGACGCCTCGGTGACGGCCCGGACGAGGTCGTCGCGATCGATGCGAGCACGTGCCGGATCGATGTCCTACGGGACGACGCGCCGGAATGGCTGGCGCACCGGCTCCTCGGGCTGGGAGCGGAATTCCGGGTTCACGAGCCGCCGGAACTGATCGACCACGTGCGCGCCATCGCCCGCCGCGCCGAGCGTGCGATCCCCACGGACCCCGGCGACAACACCGGCACCTGA
- a CDS encoding alpha/beta hydrolase codes for MPFFDGRRGRMHYRRWPIESPLYTVVLLPGTGQHSSHYHRFARALKPAGAEVWALDTSGHGLSEGDPHRPGTLAELVADAVRLVELAGTGLPLILMGHSLGAVTALGILGAAVPDSSVATSDSMVLERDYPLRPALPVHTLAGLVLSGVPPRALGGGAPGAPGTPLPRELPVLAVHGVDDRRAPIDAIRVWTSRHESVDLRQYTDAGHDLLHEPVHARVTADIADWMQGVVVGLARHP; via the coding sequence ATGCCATTTTTCGACGGCAGGCGCGGCCGGATGCACTATCGGCGGTGGCCGATCGAAAGTCCCCTGTACACCGTGGTTCTGCTGCCCGGAACCGGTCAGCACAGCAGCCACTACCACCGGTTCGCCCGCGCGTTGAAACCCGCGGGGGCGGAGGTGTGGGCCTTGGACACCTCCGGGCACGGGTTGAGCGAGGGCGATCCGCACCGGCCCGGCACCCTGGCCGAGCTGGTGGCGGACGCGGTGCGGCTGGTCGAGTTGGCCGGTACCGGCCTACCGCTGATCCTGATGGGCCACTCACTCGGCGCGGTCACCGCGCTGGGCATACTCGGCGCTGCGGTGCCGGATTCGTCCGTTGCCACCTCGGATTCGATGGTTCTGGAGCGCGACTACCCGCTGCGGCCCGCCTTGCCCGTGCACACGCTGGCGGGCCTGGTGCTGTCGGGCGTCCCGCCGCGCGCGCTGGGCGGCGGTGCGCCCGGCGCGCCGGGAACGCCGCTGCCGCGCGAACTTCCGGTGCTGGCCGTGCACGGCGTAGACGACCGGCGCGCGCCGATCGATGCGATCAGGGTCTGGACTAGCCGCCACGAATCGGTAGATTTACGGCAGTACACCGACGCAGGGCACGACCTGCTGCACGAGCCGGTGCACGCGCGGGTCACTGCCGACATCGCGGATTGGATGCAGGGTGTCGTCGTGGGGTTGGCACGACATCCGTGA
- a CDS encoding acyl-CoA dehydrogenase family protein, which yields MDFDLTDEQVMLRDTVRDLLTRNYDAESRLKVVDSELGWSRDVWRQLADLGVLGLSFAEEDGGVGAGPVETMVVLEEVGRRLAPEPVLDAVLVPGGLVAAAGSAEQRQRILPEVASGTKLLAFAHAEPGVRWPSTEQATTASVQGDSYTLTGVKNPVPHGDSAEELVVSAALPDGGVGLFLVAPDAPGVVRKPYRTVDGQRGAQLELTDAPAERLGEAEASETIASVLTYAQASLCAESIGAMEEALRLTADYLKQRKQFGVTLSKFQTLTQRAADMYVSLELARSMSLYATASLADGADNPVIASRARLQVGRAARHIGQEAIQMHGGIGVTAEYPVGHYVARLTAIERTLGSGLEHLRVLSSRVGEYELPEL from the coding sequence ATGGATTTCGATCTCACCGATGAACAGGTCATGCTCCGCGACACGGTCCGTGACCTGCTCACCCGCAACTACGACGCCGAATCGCGGCTGAAGGTCGTCGACTCCGAACTGGGTTGGAGTCGCGACGTATGGCGTCAGCTCGCCGACCTGGGCGTGCTCGGCCTGAGTTTCGCCGAGGAGGACGGCGGGGTCGGCGCCGGTCCGGTGGAGACCATGGTCGTGCTCGAGGAGGTGGGCCGCAGGCTCGCGCCGGAACCGGTCCTGGACGCGGTGCTGGTGCCCGGCGGGCTGGTCGCCGCGGCGGGCAGCGCCGAACAGCGGCAGCGGATCCTTCCCGAGGTCGCCTCGGGCACGAAGCTGCTCGCCTTCGCCCATGCCGAGCCGGGAGTGCGCTGGCCGTCGACCGAGCAGGCCACCACCGCTTCGGTGCAGGGTGATTCGTACACGCTGACCGGTGTGAAGAACCCTGTCCCGCACGGCGACAGCGCCGAGGAGTTGGTGGTCAGCGCCGCGCTGCCGGACGGCGGTGTGGGGCTGTTCCTGGTCGCGCCGGACGCGCCGGGTGTGGTGCGCAAGCCCTACCGCACGGTGGACGGTCAGCGCGGCGCGCAGCTGGAACTGACCGACGCGCCCGCCGAGCGGCTCGGCGAGGCCGAAGCCTCCGAGACGATCGCGTCGGTGCTCACGTACGCGCAGGCGAGCCTGTGCGCGGAGTCGATCGGCGCGATGGAAGAGGCGTTGCGGCTGACCGCCGATTACCTCAAGCAGCGCAAGCAGTTCGGCGTCACCCTGTCGAAGTTCCAGACGCTCACGCAGCGGGCGGCCGACATGTACGTCTCGCTGGAGCTGGCGCGCAGCATGAGCTTGTACGCCACGGCGTCGCTGGCGGACGGGGCCGACAACCCGGTGATCGCCTCACGCGCACGGCTGCAAGTGGGCCGCGCGGCTCGGCACATCGGGCAGGAGGCCATCCAGATGCACGGTGGCATCGGCGTCACCGCGGAGTACCCGGTCGGCCACTATGTTGCCCGGCTGACCGCGATCGAGCGCACCCTCGGTAGCGGACTCGAGCACCTGCGGGTGCTCAGCTCCCGGGTCGGCGAATACGAGCTGCCCGAACTGTAA
- a CDS encoding GNAT family N-acetyltransferase — protein sequence MRIEITTDAAEFRSVAGSFLLRDPLRHTVITTSVANHVTGIDAPSEASRFVSVHGEDGSVVGAAMRVAGRDVYLGALPPDGIPAVARALADVVPQSAGVEGIIEDATAFAQHWSGLRGKGFHRSYVTRLHRLGALRIPDVAGAPRRAGDSDVALCRDWSMAMNQESGTQSGLDEAAIRRRVETGRWWLWERDGEPVSLAAHQIPIQGWSRIGPVYTPPDARGHGYASAVTAHVAKLLRAQSLDVCLFADIANATANRIYRSMGFHPTHEFAHYVFD from the coding sequence ATGAGGATCGAGATCACCACCGACGCCGCCGAGTTCCGCTCGGTCGCGGGGTCGTTTCTGCTCCGCGATCCGCTGCGGCACACCGTGATCACCACGAGTGTCGCCAACCACGTCACGGGCATCGACGCCCCCTCCGAGGCATCGCGCTTCGTCTCGGTCCACGGCGAGGATGGCTCGGTCGTCGGCGCCGCCATGCGCGTGGCCGGCCGTGACGTGTATCTCGGCGCGCTACCGCCCGACGGAATTCCCGCGGTGGCTCGTGCGCTGGCCGACGTGGTGCCCCAGAGCGCGGGCGTCGAGGGCATCATCGAGGACGCGACCGCTTTCGCCCAGCACTGGTCCGGACTGCGGGGTAAAGGCTTCCACCGGTCGTACGTCACCCGGCTGCACCGGCTCGGCGCGCTGCGGATCCCGGACGTGGCCGGAGCGCCCCGCCGAGCCGGGGATTCCGATGTCGCGCTGTGCCGAGACTGGTCGATGGCCATGAACCAGGAGTCCGGGACGCAGTCCGGGCTGGACGAAGCCGCTATCCGGCGCCGCGTGGAAACGGGCCGCTGGTGGTTGTGGGAACGAGATGGGGAACCGGTGAGCCTTGCCGCCCATCAGATTCCGATCCAGGGTTGGTCACGGATCGGGCCCGTCTACACCCCGCCGGACGCGCGCGGGCACGGTTACGCCAGTGCGGTCACCGCGCACGTCGCCAAGCTGCTGCGAGCCCAGAGCCTGGATGTCTGTCTGTTCGCCGACATCGCCAACGCCACGGCCAACCGGATCTACCGGTCGATGGGCTTTCATCCCACCCATGAGTTCGCCCACTACGTCTTCGACTAG
- a CDS encoding serine/threonine protein kinase, giving the protein MLRTGEVFAGYTIERLLGRGGMGSVYLARHPRLPRLTAMKLLNPELFDDTEIRTRFEREADLVARLDHPNIVPVFDRGVEGDRLWISMRYIDGTDAAALDAWTLSPLRAVQIIAETAKALDFAHSRGVLHRDVKPANILLERGEGGEERVFLGDFGIARFRDDTGRLTQTGTFTATLAYAAPEQLSGAPLDHRADQYSLACTLFRLLTGTVPFDATNPVAVIQGHLSAPPPPVSRSRHGLPPALDAVLAKAMAKHAAGRFDSCTEFAVAAWQALTATAAPWPPPPPLPNRPPPRTDAEIPQRPARAYLGPARRSRWHASVGGWLGLLFVLGLTVVIVAVVFSSVSSPSSAGPTTTERPQHTAATAPSVTRHPPTTVSATTDRATIGARAAELSAAFPDMLPETSAQRLVHSGTGYHKAGCFAHAPDSPATSDHEDPGFGAWVAMWSCFGGQNKASFDFYLYGSPADAQAVLDALPANDRATATNDSGHSYTNYTLRDSRNLRPRMVTAFSSDPGRAAMLMYSTGFIATHAEFMDWWKSAPLNRVPARRASRRCSRGSPRPRGAVRAEG; this is encoded by the coding sequence GTGCTGCGTACCGGTGAGGTCTTCGCGGGATACACCATCGAACGCCTGCTCGGCCGCGGCGGGATGGGATCGGTGTACCTGGCGCGGCATCCGCGGTTGCCCCGGTTGACAGCGATGAAGCTGTTGAACCCGGAGCTGTTCGACGACACGGAGATCCGTACCCGCTTCGAGCGGGAAGCCGATCTCGTCGCGCGGCTGGACCACCCGAACATCGTCCCGGTGTTCGACCGAGGCGTCGAAGGCGATCGGCTGTGGATCTCCATGCGCTACATCGACGGCACCGACGCCGCGGCGCTGGACGCATGGACGCTGTCGCCGCTGCGGGCGGTACAGATCATCGCGGAAACCGCCAAGGCGCTGGACTTCGCGCACAGCCGCGGCGTGCTGCACCGCGACGTGAAACCGGCGAACATTCTGCTCGAGCGCGGCGAGGGCGGTGAGGAGCGCGTCTTTCTCGGCGACTTCGGCATCGCCCGATTCCGGGACGACACCGGACGGCTCACCCAGACCGGGACTTTCACCGCCACACTGGCCTACGCCGCGCCGGAGCAGCTGTCCGGCGCGCCGCTGGATCACCGCGCCGACCAGTATTCGCTGGCCTGCACGCTGTTCCGGTTACTGACCGGCACCGTGCCGTTCGACGCCACCAATCCGGTGGCGGTGATCCAAGGCCACCTCAGCGCACCGCCGCCACCGGTCAGCAGGTCGCGGCACGGGTTGCCGCCGGCGCTGGACGCCGTGCTGGCCAAAGCGATGGCCAAACACGCGGCAGGTCGCTTCGACTCCTGCACCGAGTTCGCCGTCGCCGCGTGGCAGGCCCTGACCGCAACCGCGGCGCCGTGGCCGCCGCCGCCGCCCCTGCCGAACCGGCCGCCGCCGCGGACCGACGCGGAGATCCCGCAACGTCCCGCACGCGCCTATCTCGGCCCGGCACGGCGTTCCCGCTGGCACGCTTCGGTGGGCGGCTGGCTCGGTTTGCTGTTCGTGCTCGGCCTGACCGTCGTCATCGTCGCGGTCGTCTTCAGCAGCGTCAGCTCCCCCAGCTCCGCCGGACCGACGACGACCGAGCGCCCGCAGCACACCGCCGCCACCGCGCCATCGGTTACCAGGCATCCGCCGACGACCGTCTCCGCCACCACGGATCGAGCCACGATAGGCGCCCGCGCGGCCGAGCTGAGCGCCGCGTTCCCGGACATGCTGCCGGAGACCTCCGCCCAGCGCCTGGTGCACTCCGGAACCGGATACCACAAAGCGGGCTGTTTCGCCCACGCACCGGATTCCCCGGCGACGAGCGACCACGAGGACCCCGGCTTCGGCGCGTGGGTGGCGATGTGGAGCTGCTTCGGCGGGCAGAACAAGGCGTCCTTCGACTTCTACCTCTACGGCTCCCCCGCCGACGCTCAGGCGGTTCTCGATGCCTTGCCTGCCAACGATCGCGCGACCGCTACCAACGACAGCGGCCACAGCTATACGAACTACACCTTGCGCGACAGCCGAAATCTCCGGCCGCGGATGGTGACCGCGTTCTCCTCGGACCCGGGCCGCGCGGCCATGCTGATGTACAGCACCGGATTCATCGCCACCCACGCCGAGTTCATGGACTGGTGGAAATCCGCGCCGCTGAATCGAGTTCCCGCCCGCCGAGCCTCGCGCCGGTGTTCGCGCGGTTCACCGCGGCCCCGCGGGGCCGTCCGGGCCGAGGGCTAG
- a CDS encoding epoxide hydrolase 1, which yields MTDSSTEIRPFRIEIPQADLADLHDRLARARWSAQLPGAGWDRGVPVDYLRELAEYWRTGFDWRAQEAKLNAFPQFKTRIDGLDVHFLHVRSPEPDATPLLLTHGWPNSFVEFTETIGPLADPRAHGLDPAQAFHVVVPSIPGFAFSEGPREPGMTPGKVARMWLTLMDRLGYHRFGAQGGDLGAYVAPELAIAAPDRVIGVHLDGGIGLPSEADVPTMTPDERAEWDLMQQWMSGGVDHHVLLRDAPQTFAHAWTDSPVGLLAWMMQKFTEFAPLADRVEDVISRDHLLTNISLYWFTDTVAESSWPMYNGLGDGGFAWPKGQKLVPTGTYGGGSALMRRLAERDNTIVHWPEGNTGNHFVAMECPEAHVADIRAFFAGLR from the coding sequence ATGACCGACAGCTCGACCGAAATCCGCCCGTTCCGCATCGAGATCCCGCAGGCCGATCTGGCCGATCTGCACGACCGGCTCGCCCGCGCCCGCTGGTCTGCCCAGCTGCCCGGCGCGGGCTGGGATCGCGGCGTGCCGGTCGACTACCTGCGCGAGCTGGCCGAGTACTGGCGGACCGGATTCGACTGGCGTGCCCAGGAAGCGAAGCTCAACGCGTTCCCGCAGTTCAAGACGCGTATCGACGGCCTCGACGTGCACTTCCTGCATGTGCGTTCGCCGGAGCCGGACGCGACGCCGCTGCTGCTCACCCACGGCTGGCCGAACTCGTTCGTCGAATTCACCGAGACCATCGGCCCGCTGGCCGACCCCCGCGCGCACGGACTCGATCCGGCGCAGGCCTTCCACGTGGTTGTGCCCTCGATTCCGGGGTTCGCGTTCTCCGAAGGGCCGCGTGAGCCCGGCATGACGCCGGGAAAGGTGGCCCGGATGTGGCTGACGCTGATGGACCGGCTCGGCTATCACCGCTTCGGCGCGCAGGGCGGCGACCTCGGCGCCTATGTGGCGCCCGAACTCGCCATCGCCGCGCCGGACCGGGTGATCGGGGTGCACCTCGACGGCGGGATCGGGCTGCCGAGCGAGGCGGATGTGCCCACCATGACGCCGGACGAACGCGCCGAGTGGGACCTCATGCAGCAGTGGATGAGCGGCGGGGTGGACCACCACGTCCTGCTGCGCGACGCCCCGCAGACCTTCGCCCACGCCTGGACCGACTCACCCGTGGGTCTGCTCGCCTGGATGATGCAGAAGTTCACCGAGTTCGCTCCGCTCGCCGACCGCGTCGAGGACGTGATCAGCCGCGACCATCTGCTGACCAACATCAGCCTGTACTGGTTCACCGACACCGTGGCCGAGTCGTCCTGGCCGATGTACAACGGCCTCGGTGACGGTGGATTCGCCTGGCCGAAGGGGCAGAAACTGGTGCCGACCGGCACCTACGGCGGCGGCTCCGCGCTGATGCGGCGCCTGGCCGAACGGGACAACACCATCGTGCACTGGCCGGAGGGCAACACCGGCAACCACTTCGTCGCCATGGAATGCCCGGAGGCGCACGTCGCGGACATCCGCGCGTTCTTCGCCGGGCTGCGGTAA
- a CDS encoding ESX secretion-associated protein EspG, with amino-acid sequence MNWTLTPDQFALAWSRTDGDRIPYPLAVRLSARDTGERAAQLPALDRWCDQVLDADLEAALRVLAQPDLRIEVFGQRDAAPDPAPRGNGRPLVLPAAQSEVARPIRILGAAAGNIAVVAAQRSGATIDRGGDVRLFAGSSKSLCARIVSMLPENSPGALPRLTAPLAQVGEDSRNLVTVPVAGPSTPARIRKLLKQPREGIGQMVVSARRGEGELRPFGVLCWIDVIADGRYAIRTGTDVDVVAVTAESLAAHLRPLVTAAARTSTAYAGH; translated from the coding sequence GTGAACTGGACGCTGACCCCGGACCAGTTCGCGCTGGCCTGGTCACGCACCGACGGTGATCGCATCCCATATCCACTCGCCGTGCGCCTGTCGGCGCGCGACACCGGCGAACGCGCCGCGCAACTTCCGGCGCTCGATCGCTGGTGCGATCAGGTACTGGACGCGGACCTGGAAGCGGCGCTACGCGTTCTCGCGCAGCCGGACCTGCGGATCGAGGTGTTCGGTCAGCGCGACGCGGCGCCCGACCCGGCACCGCGCGGGAACGGCCGGCCGCTCGTCCTCCCTGCGGCGCAGAGCGAGGTGGCACGCCCGATCCGCATCCTCGGAGCCGCCGCCGGGAACATCGCGGTGGTCGCGGCGCAACGCTCCGGCGCGACGATCGACCGCGGCGGCGACGTGCGATTGTTCGCAGGCAGCTCCAAAAGCCTTTGCGCACGGATCGTCTCGATGCTTCCGGAGAACAGCCCGGGCGCTCTCCCGCGGCTGACCGCTCCCCTGGCCCAGGTCGGCGAGGACAGCCGCAACCTGGTCACCGTTCCGGTCGCCGGGCCGTCCACTCCGGCCCGGATTCGCAAACTGCTCAAGCAACCGCGTGAAGGCATCGGCCAGATGGTGGTCTCCGCCCGCCGCGGCGAGGGCGAGCTGCGTCCGTTCGGCGTGCTGTGCTGGATCGACGTCATCGCCGATGGCCGCTACGCGATACGAACCGGCACCGACGTCGACGTCGTCGCGGTGACCGCGGAAAGCCTCGCCGCCCACCTGCGCCCGCTCGTCACCGCGGCCGCCCGCACGTCGACGGCCTACGCCGGGCATTGA